AAAAAGGAGGGGTTACTCGTTGGAAAACATTCATGATTTATGGAACAGAGCTTTAGATCAAATTGAAAAAAAATTAAGCAAACCTAGTTTTGAAACCTGGCTCAAATCGACAAAAGCTCATGCTTTGCAAGGAGACACGCTCATTATTACTGCGCCTAATGATTTTGCACGGGACTGGTTAGAATCTAGGTATTCTAATTTAATTGCTGAAACACTTTACGACCTTACGGGGGAAGAGTTAGATGTGAAATTTATTATTCCTCCTAACCAGGCCGAGGAAGAATTCGATATTCAAACTCCTAAAAAGAAAGTCAATAAAGACGAAGGAGCAGAATTCCCTCAAAGTATGCTAAATTCGAAGTATACCTTTGATACATTTGTTATCGGATCTGGGAATCGTTTTGCCCATGCAGCTTCTTTAGCAGTAGCAGAGGCGCCGGCTAAAGCGTATAATCCGCTTTTTATTTACGGGGGAGTAGGATTAGGTAAAACACACTTAATGCACGCAATAGGCCACTATGTGTTAGATCATAATCCTGCTGCTAAAGTCGTGTACTTATCATCTGAAAAATTCACAAATGAGTTTATTAACTCTATTCGTGACAATAAAGCAGTAGAATTCCGCAACAAATACCGCAATGTAGATGTTTTACTGATTGATGATATTCAATTCTTAGCGGGTAAAGAGCAGACACAAGAGGAATTTTTCCATACGTTTAATACGCTTCATGAAGAAAGCAAGCAGATTGTCATCTCAAGTGATCGACCGCCGAAAGAAATTCCTACACTTGAAGATCGACTTCGTTCTCGCTTTGAATGGGGCCTTATTACAGACATCACACCACCAGATTTGGAAACACGAATTGCTATTTTGCGTAAAAAAGCAAAAGCGGACGGCTTAGTTATTCCAAATGAAGTTATGCTTTATATCGCCAATCAGATTGATTCAAATATCAGAGAATTAGAAGGAGCACTTATTCGCGTAGTAGCTTATTCTTCACTAATTAATAAAGATATAAACGCTGATTTAGCAGCAGAAGCATTAAAAGATATCATTCCTAGTTCAAAACCTAAGGTTATTACGATTCAAGATATTCAACAGATTGTTGGACAAGAATTTAATATAAAATTAGATGATTTCAAAGCGAAGAAACGTACAAAGTCAGTAGCGTTTCCTCGACAAATTGCCATGTACCTTTCTCGCGAACTAACGGATTTTTCGCTTCCTAAAATTGGAGAAGAGTTTGGCGGGCGAGACCATACTACGGTCATCCATGCTCATGAAAAAATCTCAAAACTTGTTCAAACAGATACTGACCTACAAAAACAAATTAAAGAAATAAGTGAATCACTAAAAATATAGGCTTTTTTTACTTGTATTTTGTGTATAAGTGAGTTAGGATTGTACACAGTCTGTCCACATGTGGATAGGCTGTGTTCTCACGTTTTTAGGGGTTATCCACATTTCCACAGCCCCTATTACTACTACTATCTTAAAATATAATAAATAATAAGCTTTTAAACCTACTTTTAAGGAGGATTAATTATTATGAAATTTATCATACAGAAAGACTACCTAGTTCAAAGCGTTCAAGACGTTATGAAAGCTGTATCTTCTAGAACAACAATTCCAATTTTAACAGGGATTAAAATTGTAGCGACTGAAGAAGGTGTTACTTTAACCGGAAGTGATTCCGATATCTCTATTGAATCGTTTATTCCAAACGAGGAAGAAGGAAAAGAGATTGTTGATATCCAAAAACCAGGAAGCGTTGTTCTCCCAGCTCGTTTCTTTAGTGAAATCGTCAAAAAGCTTCCTAAAGACATCGTAGAATTGGACGTCCAAAGTCACTTTTTAACAATCATTCGTTCAGGAAAAGCTGAATTTAACTTAAATGGTTTAGATGCAGAAGAGTATCCTCATTTGCCACAGATCGAAGAAAACAACATGTTTAGATTACCGACAGACTTATTAAAAAACATGATTCGACAAACTGTCTTTGCAGTGTCCACCTCAGAAACACGACCTATCTTGACAGGTGTAAACTGGAAAGTCGACGGCAAAGAATTAACGTGTATTGCCACTGACAGTCATCGTCTAGCTTTGCGAAAAGCGACCATTGAAACTGGAAATGAAGCAACGTATAATGTGGTTATTCCAGGTAAAAGTTTAAGTGAATTCAGTAAGATCCTTGATGATTCTCATGAATTAGTAGACATCGTTATCACGGAAAATCAAGTATTATTCAAAACAAAACACTTACTATTTTTCTCAAGATTACTGGACGGAAATTATCCTGACACTTCAAGATTGATCCCAGCCGATAGTAAAACGGATGTTATATTGAACGTAAAAGAATTTTTACAATCGATTGACCGTGCTTCTTTATTAGCTCGTGAAGGAAGAAACAACGTAGTAAAACTATCTACGCTAGATGAAGGAATTGTTGAAATTTCTTCTAACTCTCCTGAAATCGGAAAAGTAATTGAAGAGGTACAAAGTCAGTCTATCTCAGGAGAAGAATTAAAAATTTCTTTTAGCGCAAAATATATGTTAGACGCATTAAAAGCGCTCGAAGGAACAGATATCAAAATTAACTTCACTGGTGCGATGCGTCCATTTGTCATTCGAACATTAGAGGATGATTCAATGCTGCAGCTGATTTTACCAGTGCGAACATATTAAATCTCAGAAAGCTACTAGCATGCCGTACTAGTAGCTTTCTTTTCTCAAGAAGAATTATTTAGTAAAATAGAGATACATCATTAGAAAGTGAGAGAGTCGCATGAAAACAGAGGTTAAAATTTCAACTGAATACATTACGCTTGGCCAGTTTTTAAAACTAGCAGACGTCATTCAAACAGGTGGAATGGTAAAATGGTTTTTAAGTGAGCACGAAGTATATGTGAACGGGGAGCTAGAAGAGCGCCGCGGACGTAAATTATATGCAAATGACGAAGTGGATATACCGGCTGCAGGATCATTTGTTGTTATTACTTAAAGTTGGTGAAACGTTTGTATATTAAAGAAATTACTTTAACAAATTACCGAAACTATACGAAGACAACGATTCCCTTTGAAAATAAAGTAAACGTCATTTTGGGTGAAAACGCACAGGGTAAAACAAACGTGATGGAATCGATCTTCGTATTATCTATGGCTAAATCTCATCGTACATCCAACGATAAAGAATTAATTAAATGGGACTGTGAGTATGCAAAGCTATCGGGCATTGTAGAAAAGCATAGAGGGCCCGTTACACTGGATTTAGTCATCTCAACAAAAGGGAAAAAAGCAAAATATAATCACATTGAGCAGAAAAAACTCAGTCAATATATAGGGTCAATTAACACTGTCATGTTTGCTCCGGAGGATTTGAACCTAGTTAAAGGGAGTCCGCAAGTAAGGCGCAAATTTATCGATATGGAAATTGGTCAAGTTTCGCCTGTTTACATGCATGATTTAAGCAGGTATCAAAAGATTTTGCAGCAAAGAAATCAATATTTGAAGCAGCTGCAGACAAAAAAACAAACGGATCTTTCACTTTTAGACGTACTTACGTTACAGTTAAGTGAAATGGCAGCGAAAATCTTAAAAAAACGTTTTGAGTTTTTACAGTTACTCCAACAGTGGGCAGAGCCTATTCATAAAGGGATCAGTCGAGACTTAGAAACATTAAAAATTGAGTATAAGAATTCAATTGATGTATCAGAAGATGCAGATTTGTC
The genomic region above belongs to Priestia megaterium and contains:
- the dnaA gene encoding chromosomal replication initiator protein DnaA, whose translation is MENIHDLWNRALDQIEKKLSKPSFETWLKSTKAHALQGDTLIITAPNDFARDWLESRYSNLIAETLYDLTGEELDVKFIIPPNQAEEEFDIQTPKKKVNKDEGAEFPQSMLNSKYTFDTFVIGSGNRFAHAASLAVAEAPAKAYNPLFIYGGVGLGKTHLMHAIGHYVLDHNPAAKVVYLSSEKFTNEFINSIRDNKAVEFRNKYRNVDVLLIDDIQFLAGKEQTQEEFFHTFNTLHEESKQIVISSDRPPKEIPTLEDRLRSRFEWGLITDITPPDLETRIAILRKKAKADGLVIPNEVMLYIANQIDSNIRELEGALIRVVAYSSLINKDINADLAAEALKDIIPSSKPKVITIQDIQQIVGQEFNIKLDDFKAKKRTKSVAFPRQIAMYLSRELTDFSLPKIGEEFGGRDHTTVIHAHEKISKLVQTDTDLQKQIKEISESLKI
- the dnaN gene encoding DNA polymerase III subunit beta; protein product: MKFIIQKDYLVQSVQDVMKAVSSRTTIPILTGIKIVATEEGVTLTGSDSDISIESFIPNEEEGKEIVDIQKPGSVVLPARFFSEIVKKLPKDIVELDVQSHFLTIIRSGKAEFNLNGLDAEEYPHLPQIEENNMFRLPTDLLKNMIRQTVFAVSTSETRPILTGVNWKVDGKELTCIATDSHRLALRKATIETGNEATYNVVIPGKSLSEFSKILDDSHELVDIVITENQVLFKTKHLLFFSRLLDGNYPDTSRLIPADSKTDVILNVKEFLQSIDRASLLAREGRNNVVKLSTLDEGIVEISSNSPEIGKVIEEVQSQSISGEELKISFSAKYMLDALKALEGTDIKINFTGAMRPFVIRTLEDDSMLQLILPVRTY
- the yaaA gene encoding S4 domain-containing protein YaaA, whose amino-acid sequence is MKTEVKISTEYITLGQFLKLADVIQTGGMVKWFLSEHEVYVNGELEERRGRKLYANDEVDIPAAGSFVVIT
- the recF gene encoding DNA replication/repair protein RecF (All proteins in this family for which functions are known are DNA-binding proteins that assist the filamentation of RecA onto DNA for the initiation of recombination or recombinational repair.) yields the protein MYIKEITLTNYRNYTKTTIPFENKVNVILGENAQGKTNVMESIFVLSMAKSHRTSNDKELIKWDCEYAKLSGIVEKHRGPVTLDLVISTKGKKAKYNHIEQKKLSQYIGSINTVMFAPEDLNLVKGSPQVRRKFIDMEIGQVSPVYMHDLSRYQKILQQRNQYLKQLQTKKQTDLSLLDVLTLQLSEMAAKILKKRFEFLQLLQQWAEPIHKGISRDLETLKIEYKNSIDVSEDADLSKMLEAYHQKFDKIKSREIDRGVTLAGPHRDDLLFYVNEKDVQTFGSQGQQRTTALSLKLAEIELIHQEVGEYPILLLDDVLSELDDFRQSHLLNTIQGKVQTFVTTTSIEGIHHETLEKAATYHVEAGQIQKVK